From the genome of Salvelinus alpinus chromosome 19, SLU_Salpinus.1, whole genome shotgun sequence, one region includes:
- the LOC139545961 gene encoding E3 ubiquitin-protein ligase NEURL3-like encodes MVSRSLESEPAHICGPHCLGPLTFHKEVVGALVSLSQGARRADRTGVTFRHGLAFSSRPVRPQERVRLRVELCELTWHGAMRVGFTNVLPIARALPSLAIPDLTDLPGHWAAPVPETCCLPGSELEFWVPHGGRVYFRNANSRKNSRKHKLLKGVDLSCPLWAMIDMYGQTCSVLLLGSEKKEFLGNQKSCPAPQRRSSCSALQRHTSLNFDNYVNVRQICDDIHDSYLLPRPANKQTSDCESVEDCVVCMSQKACISLQCGHQCLCLQCATRVIQEFGYCPLCRQNIKSFLQTK; translated from the exons AGTCTGAGCCAGCACACATTTGTGGACCCCACTGCCTGGGCCCCTTGACCTTCCATAAGGAGGTGGTGGGGGCCTTGGTGAGCCTGAGCCAGGGGGCCAGGCGGGCAGACAGGACTGGGGTCACCTTCAGACACGGCCTGGCGTTCAGCAGCCGCCCGGTACGGCCCCAGGAGAGGGTGCGTCTGCGAGTGGAGTTGTGCGAGCTGACCTGGCATGGAGCTATGCGTGTGGGCTTCACCAATGTACTTCCTATTGCCAGAGCCCTGCCCTCCCTGGCCATCCCAGACCTCACAGACCTCCCTGGCCACTGGGCCGCTCCTGTGCCTGAGACTTGCTGCCTGCCAGGCTCAGAGCTGGAGTTCTGGGTCCCCCATGGCGGTAGAGTGTATTTCAGGAATGCCAACAGCCGAAAAAACAGCCGAAAACACAAACTGCTGAAGGGAGTGGACCTCAGCTGTCCCCTGTGGGCCATGATTGACATGTATGGGCAGACCTGCTCTGTGCTCTTACTGG GGTCGGAGAAGAAAGAGTTTTTGGGGAATCAAAAGTCCTGTCCTGCTCCTCAACGGCGTTCCTCCTGTTCTGCTCTTCAGAGACACACCTCGCTCAATTTTGACAACTATGTGAATGTGAGACAGATTTGTGATGACATTCATGACAGCTATCTTCTTCCCCGTCCAGCCAATAAGCAGACATCAG ACTGTGAGAGCGTGGAGGACTGTGTGGTGTGTATGAGCCAGAAGGCCTGTATCAGCCTGCAGTGTGGCCACCAGTGCCTGTGTCTCCAGTGTGCCACCAGAGTGATCCAGGAGTTTGGATACTGCCCTCTGTGTCGCCAGAACATCAAGAGCTTCCTGCAAACTAAATGA